TTACCGAGCCAACCAATGCTAGCCGCACCATGTTGTACAACATTCATACCCAAAAGTGGGACGATGAGCTGCTAGAGCTATTTGATATACCTAAATCTATGCTGCCAGAAGTTAAAAGCTCAAGTGATGTATATGGCACAACCAATATTGTTGGTGGTGAGGTTGCTATTGCGGGCATGGCGGGCGATCAGCAAGCGGCATTGTTTGGTCAGCTGTGCGTCGCGCCAGGTATGGTAAAAAACACCTATGGTACAGGTTGCTTTTTATTGATGAACACGGGTGACAAAGCGGTAACATCAACCCATGGTTTATTAACGACTGTGGCGGTTGGGCAAGATGGCCAAGCTTGCTACGCACTTGAAGGTTCAGTGTTCATGGGCGGCGCGATTATTCAGTGGCTGCGCGATGAGCTAGGGCTGATTGATGAAGCACAAGACACGCAATATTTTGCCGATAAAGTTGCCGACACCAATGGTGCTTATCTAGTACCAGCATTTGTCGGGCTAGGTGCACCTTATTGGGATGCCGATGCTAGAGGCGCGATTGTAGGGTTAACTCGTGGAGTTAATCGCAATCATTTGATCAGAGCTGGGCTTGAGGCTATCGCATACCAGTCTGCAGATGTGATTACGGCGATGACCAAAGATGCGCAAATGCCGCTTAGCCAAATCAAGGTAGATGGCGGTGCGAGTGCCAACGATATGTTGATGCAGTTTCAAGCTGATGTCAGTAATGTTGAGGTTATCCGTCCCGCGATGGTGGAAACAACAGCTTTGGGCGCGGCATTTCTCGCAGGCCTCGCGGTTGGCGTGTGGAACTCAACCCAAGAGTTACAGCATATATTGAGCTTAGATAAGCAGTTTATGCCACATATGGATGATGATGTACGTCAACAAAAGCTTCTGGGCTGGCACAATGCGTTGAAGCAAGTTAGTGATAAGGTAGAGTAGCGGCAGAGATAATCTTAAAACCTAAATCTCAACGTCAATCTTGTGCGGTTTTGTTTTATTGGTAAGCGGCGCATCGTCGTCAGTTAGCAGCTTGTCTTTTGCTTGTTGGTTACTTTTGTTTTGGGCTAATTTTTCTTGAACTGATCGCTGCTGCGCTGCCATGTTAAACAGTTCAGTATTGTGGTTACCTTGGTGATCCTCTGCCTGGATCTGAGTATCTGAATTAACCTGAGCGACTTTACGTTTACGCTCAGATTTTAGGCGCTGCGGCCTCGCGACCATAGCATATATGCTATCTAATCCACTCATATCGACTCCTTTTATTAATTCCTCTACTCATTTTATCGGCAGAGTTTGGCTGATTTTTAGCCAGTTCATTAGGGTTTAAACTTTCGCATGAATTTAGAGGACAAGCTAATCAACCTGAGTTTAGGTTGGTGAGATGTGAATGCTTACCTATTCACTCGCTGACTCTGGTTTACTTTTGAGTTACACCAAACGCGCTTTTGCAGCTGTCATTACCCATAAAACAAATCGATTTGTATAAATATTGTACGCCAATTAGCGTCAATTTGAGCAACAACTTGTATGTTAAACAACAATTTGAGGCATTTGTCCCAGTTATTAAAATCGGTGCTAACCCGCTTGGTATCTGGATTTATTCTGATTTTCTTTCCTTGACAACCCTTGCATTGAGTCCCTAAACTTAGCATTTGTGGGAAAAAGTGGATCATTGTGGATCAAATGCTAACAACAAGGACCTAAATACGTGCTTCGAGGTGCTAGTGCCATCAACATGGATGCCAAAGGACGGATCGCCATTCCAGCGCGATACCGCGAGTCTTTGCGCAGCCAACATGAAGGTATTCTCGTTGTAACCGTCGATATTAGCGATCCCTGTTTACTCATTTATCCCCTTCACGAATGGGAGCAAGTCGAAGACAAGCTGAAACGACTTGCTGATACCAATCCAAAGCAACGTGTGTTTAAGCGCAAGTTACTTGGGTATGCGCAGGACTGTGAAATGGACTCGCACAGCCGCATCGTGATCCCGCCAACGTTACGCCAATTTGCTCAGCTGGAGAAGAAAACCATGCTGGTAGGTGTAAGCAACAAATTTGAATTATGGGATGAGGCAAGTTGGCAGCAAAAACTTGCCGATGATGAAGCGCTAATCGAGCAGATGGACTTTTCACAAGATCCAAGCTTGGCCGACTTCTCCCTGTAAATAAAACCTTTAGTTAAAAGAAGAGTGACATGAGCCAAGAGTTTGCCCATTTATCAGTACTGCTAAAAGAGACGGTAGACGGCCTCAATATTAAGCCTGACGGCATTTATATTGACGGTACGTTTGGTCGTGGTGGGCATTCCCGTCAGGTACTTAAGCGTCTTGGTGAAAATGGTCGCTTGATCGCCATCGATCGCGACCCGCAAGCGATTGAGGCGTCAAAACAATTTGCTGATGATAAGCGTTTTCAGATTGTTCATGGCGGTTTCGGTCAGTTAGCCGACTATGTAGAAGACCTAGGGCTTACTGGCAAGATTGATGGTGTGTTACTTGACCTAGGCGTGTCATCGCCACAGCTTGATGATGCTGATCGTGGCTTTAGCTTCTTACGCGACGGTCCGCTCGACATGCGTATGGATAACAGCCAAGGTGAAACTGCTGCGCAGTGGATAGCGCGTGCTGAAATTGAAGATATGGCTTGGGTATTTAAAACCTACGGCGAAGAGAAAAATGCTCGCCATATTGCTCGCTGTATAGCAGCAGACAGACAAGAAACGCCTTTTACTCGTACGAAGGAATTGGCGGATCTGATCTCTCGTATCACTAAGAAAAAAGAAAAAAATAAGCACCCAGCGACTCGTGTATTCCAGGCTATTCGCATTTATATCAACAGCGAGCTAGAGCAAATTGACCAGGCGCTTGAAGGGTCACTAACGGCATTAGCGCCGCAAGGTCGACTATCAATTATTAGCTTCCACTCGCTTGAAGATCGCATGGTGAAGCGTTTTATTCGCCGCCATAGCCAAGGTGAAAGTGTGCCTCACGGACTGCCGATCACTGAAGCAGAATTAAATAAGAACAAAAAGCTTAAAGCAGTTGGTAAGGCGATGAAGCCATCTGAAGCTGAGCTTGAAGTAAACCCGCGTGCACGTAGTTCAGTACTGCGCGTGGCTGAGCGCTTAGATAACTAACGGCGTTAGATTATGAGTCAGTCGTCACTCAATCTAGGTCGCATTGTGTTGCAGGACATATTGCATCACAAATGGCTAGTGTTGCTTGGCTTTATTGTGTTGCTTAACGGTGTTGCCGTGGTGATCACTACAGATGCTACCCGTAAATTGACATCGAAGTGGGATGTGCTGCTGCAAGAGCAAGACAAGTTAGATATTGAATGGCGTAATTTACTGCTTGAAGAGCAGTCGCTGTCAGAGCATAGCCGAGTAACGCGCATTGCCAGTAAGCAGTTGAATATGGCAAGGCCGTTACCGAAAGAAGAAATTGTAATTAGAACAAAATAGTTGAGCACAAGGACAATGGCGAGACAGGCAAAACGGAAACAAAACCCGACCTTAATTCCATGGCGTTTATACGTTGTGGTCGGGGTAGTGTTTGCGCTGTTTATAAGCTTGATTGCTCGTGCTGCTTATATTCAACTTATTGAGCCAGATCGCTTACGCCATGAAAGTGATATGCGCACCTTGCGAACTACCAGTAATCAGGTGCAACGCGGGCTGATTTCAGATCGCAATGGCGAAATGATGGCGGTGAGTGTACCGGTTCGCGCCGTATGGGCCGACCCGAAACATGCGCACGACAAAGATGCGTTTAAGGATATGCGCCGCTGGCAGGCATTAGCAGATGTATTGCAAGAGCCTGTTGATGAGCTAGTTGCCAAAGTTAAGAGTAATCCAAAGCGCCGCTTTGTTTACCTTAAGCGTCAGGTGACATCAGCTGTTGCTGATTACATTAAAGAGCTCAAAATTGGCGGTATTTACCTTAAGAATGAGTCGCGCCGTTATTATCCAGGTGGTGAGATCTCGGCTCAGCTGATTGGTATCACCAACATTGATGATGTCGGTATTGAGGGCATTGAAAACACCTACAACACCTGGCTAACGGGCACTCCATCAAAGCAAAAGGTTCGTAAGTCGCGTGACGGTCGCGTGGTAGAGCATCTTGATGTGGTGCAAGAGGGCGAAAGCTCTAATGATCTTGTGTTAAGTATCGACCAGCGTATTCAGCAGCTTGCTTATCGTGAGCTGAAAAAAGCCACCGAGATGTACCAGGCAACATCTGGTTCTGTCGTGGTGCTTGACGTGCATACAGGTGAAGTACTGGCAATGGTAAACACGCCGTCGTACAACCCAAATGCAAGGCAAAACCTGCAGTCGCATCGCATGCGTAACCGTGCACTGACCGATACCTTTGAGCCTGGCTCAACCGTGAAACCATTTGTAGTCGCCGCTGCACTTGAAGCTGGCACCATTGAAGTTGATGAGTTAATCCCTACCGCGCCAGGTTGGATGCGCATTGGTGGTCGTCAGGTACGTGATTCAAACAACAATGGCGACATGTCGTTGGCGAAGATTCTGGTTAAGTCGAGTAACGTCGGGATCAGTAAGATTGCCTTGTCGATGCCGGTGCAACAGCTACTTGGTACCTACCAATCTATGGGCTTAGGTAATTACTCAGGCATTAACTTAACCGGTGAAAGTGCGGGCTTAATTCATGACCGTCGTCGTTGGTCTGAGTTTGAGCGTGCAACACTTTCTTTTGGTTATGGCTTTACCGCTACGCCGCTACAAATTGCCCGTATGTATGCCACCTTAGGCAGTGGCGGCATGCTTTATCCGGTATCAATTTTAAAACTCAAGCATCAGCCAGAAGGTCAGCAGGTGATTTCACCAGAAGTGGCGCAGCAGGTGATGAAGATGCTGGTGGGTGTAACAGAGGCCGGTGGTACAGCACGTAAAGCGCATATTGATGGCTACCCGATTGCTGGTAAAACCGGTACTAGCCGTAAAGCGGTTGCGGGTGGCTATGGTGATGATTATGTCGCTATTTTTGCTGGTGTTGCACCAGTACATAATCCGCGCCTAGCCATGTCGATTGTGATTAATGAGCCAAAAGGCGATCGCTACTATGGCGGTGACGTTGCTGGACCTGCCTTTGCAAAAATCATGTCTGGGGCGCTGCAAATGTTGAATGTAGAGCCCATTACCAAAAGAGAAGCCATTCATTTGGCTGCTGCGCCAAGGAGCGCAGAATAATGTTGTTAAAAGATTTACTCGCGCCCTGGTTTCATTATGCCGGGGCTGAAAGCATCGACGAGCTAGTACTTGATAGCCGTCAAGCATCACAAGGTAAGCTATTCGTGGCTTTACCTGGCTATCAGGTGGATGGCCGAAACTTCATCGAACAAGCAATTAACTCAGGTGCAAGCGCAGTATTAACCCATACCGACCAGCCTGATGAGCATAGTGCTGTTGAATATAAGCTGGTTGAATATAGTCACGTTGAACAAAAAGCGCAGCAAATTCCTGTGATTAGTTTCTTTCAGTTGAACCGCCAATTGTCAGCCATTGCCGCGCAGTTTTATCAAGTATCAACGCAGTCGATTAATGTGATTGGCATTACTGGCACTAATGGCAAAACTTCAGTGAATCAGATTATTGCCCAGCTTATTGAGGCCTCGGGCCAAAAAGCTGCGGTAATGGGCACCTTGGGTAATGGGCCACTAGGAGAGTTGGTTGAAAGTGGCAATACCACTGCTGATGCCATTACCGTCATGCGTCAATTAGCTGAATTTTCAAGCCTAGGTTGCAGTACCTGCGCAATGGAAGTGTCAAGCCATGGCTTATCACAAGGGCGTGTAGAGGCTGTGCCATTTTCAACAGCGGTGTTTACAAATTTAAGTCGCGATCATTTAGATTTTCATGGTGACATGCAGTCTTATGGCGCGGCCAAGAAGCGTTTATTTAGCTTCCCCCATGTGCGCCACGGTGTAATCAATGCTGATGATGACATAGGTAAAAAGTGGCTCAATGAACTGAGCGACCGTGGTTATCAGTCATATAGCCTGATTAACCCTAATGCCGATTATTTTTGTGATGCAATTCATTACCACAATCAAGGTGTGAGTGCGCGCTTGCATTACCGTGTTGCTGATAATCGCCGCGCGACTATTAAGTTAAACACCGCTCTGCTCGGGGCTTTCAACTTAGCAAATGTACTCGCGGCCGTTGCCGCGCTACATCAGCAGGGGATTGAAATGGCGACTCTGAACGCTGCAATCGCTAACGTAAAACCGGTTGCTGGGCGTATGGAAACCTTTAGCAATGAAGAGACAGCAACCATTGTCGTTGATTATGCCCACACGCCAGATGCACTAGAGCAGGCACTAGCTGCGCTGCGGTTACATTGTGATGGTCAGCTTTGGTGTGTGTTTGGTTGCGGCGGTGACCGTGATAAGGGCAAGCGGCCATTAATGGCGCGCGCAGCTGAGCAAGGCGCAGATAGAGTTGTCATTACATCAGACAATGCCCGCAGTGAAGACCCACAACAGATTATCGACGATGCTAAACAAGGCCTGAGTCATCCCGCATTAGCAATTTGTGAGGTTGACAGAGTAACAGCTATTAAGCGTGTGGTTGCTCATGCTAAACCTGGCGACATTGTGTTGCTTGCGGGCAAAGGACATGAAACCTACCAGGAAGTTGCGGGCGAGAAACATCATTATGATGAGCGCGCACTGGCTGCTGAATTAGTTGGGGGAACATTATGATCCCACTAATGTTAAGCACACTAGCCCAAGTATTAGATGCAAAGCTAGTTGGTGACGATAAACAAGTCCTATCGCTAAGTACCGATAGCCGCAATATTGGTGAGCAAGGCGCTTTTTTAGCGCTGATTGGTGAGCGCTTCGATGGTCATCAGTTTGCGCAAACGGCTATCGATAATGGTGCGCTGTCGCTGATCGTATCTCGTAAGCTCGATGACGTTCCTGCCACGGTTTCACAGTTAATTGTCGCCGATACCCATCAAGCTTTGGGGCTGATTGGTGAGTTTGTGTGTCAGCAAGTCAACCCAAGACGAGTTGCGTTGACTGGTTCGAACGGTAAAACCACGGTTAAAGAAATGGTTGCTGCTATCTTGTCGCAGCAACATGAAGTTTTGTTTACTGCAGGCAACTTTAATAACGACATTGGCGTGCCGCTAACCCTATTAAGATTGCAACACCAGCATGAATATGGCGTGTTCGAGCTAGGCGCGAACCATCAAGGCGAAATTAATTACACTTCATCTTTAGTGTCGCCAGAAGTGGCCTTAGTCAACAATATTGGTCATGCTCACCTTGAAGGCTTTGGCTCTCAGCAAGGTATCGCGCAGGCCAAGTCTGAAATATTCAATCATTTGACCTCAGATGGCACAGCCATCATCAATGCTGATGATGCCTATGCGTCATTCCTTTCCGATAAAGCAAAAGCGTTTAAGCAGTTATGGTTTTCTAAATCACAAGCTGACAAAGCTGATGTCACAGCATCGAAAATTGTGGCTGACAATCAAGGTTGTTATCAGTTCTTGCTTGGTTATCAAGGTCAATCTTTGCAGGTCAACTTGCCTTTACCTGGCGAGCATCAAGTGAGTAATGCCTTAGCGGCAGCATCGACTTGCTTTGCCTTAGGCGTGCAAATTGATGTGGTAGCTTCTGGGCTGAATCAATTAAAACCGGTTAAAGGGCGCATGCAGCCACACGCTTTAGGGCGCTTTTTGCTGGTGGATGACAGCTATAACGCCAACCCAAGTTCGGTGCAGGCGGCGATTGACTGGTTGCAACAACGTGATGGATATCGCGCTTTAGTGCTGGGAGATTTAGGCGAATTAGGCGACAATGCTGCCCCTTTGCATGCTGAGCTAGGCAAACATGCCAAGCAGGCGCAGTTAGATGGGCTATTTTGTGCTGGCAAACTCACGCGTAATACCAGCGAGGAATTTGGCGCAGAGCACTTTGAGCAAGTAGCAGATTTAGTACCTAGTTTGGTTGCGACATTGAATCGTAGCCAAGGCCAGGTGACCGTTTTAGTTAAAGGTTCGCGCAGCGCAGCAATGGAGCGCGTGATCATAGAGTTACAAAACGCCTTTGGGCGCGGGGAGTTAGTGTAAATGCTGGTGTATCTGGCTGAATATTTAACCCAGTTTTATAGCGGGTTTAATGTATTTTCTTATGTGTCGTTTAGGGCCATTTTAGGGCTATTAACGGCGCTGATGTTCAGTTTGTGGTGGGGACCAAAACTGATCGAACGTTTGCAAGTCATGCAGATTGGTCAAGTTGTGCGTAATGACGGCCCAGAGTCTCATTTTAGTAAGCGTGGCACGCCAACCATGGGTGGCTTGCTGATTTTAGCGGGCATTTTTATTGGCGTGTTGCTGTGGGGCGACTTAGGTAACCGCTATGTGCAAGTGATGCTGTTTGTATTAGCAAGCTTTGGTGGCATCGGCTTTTTTGACGATTACCGCAAGGTGGTGCGTAAAGATCCTAAAGGGCTTATCGCTCGCTGGAAATACGCATTGCAATCAATCGCAGCACTAGTTGTTGCCATTGTTTTGTATGTTACCGCGCAAACGCCAGGTGAAACTCAGCTAGTGGTGCCTTTCTTTAAAGAAGTCATGCCTCAGCTTGGTTTTATGTTCATCGTTCTAGCCTACTTCACCATTGTTGGTGCCAGTAACGCGGTTAACTTAACCGACGGCTTAGACGGCTTGGCCATTATGCCAACTGTGATGGTAGCGGGTGCATTTGCGCTGATTGCTTACCTATCGGGTCACGTTGAGTTCGCGCAATATTTGAATATTCCGCACCTGCCGCTAGCCAGTGAGCTCGTGATTGTATGTACCGCTATGGTGGGCGCAGGTTTGGGCTTTTTATGGTTTAACACATACCCAGCGCAAATGTTTATGGGTGATGTGGGCTCACTTGCGCTAGGTGCTGCGTTAGGTGCTATCGCGATTTTAGTGCGTCAAGAGATCCTACTGGTGATCATGGGCGGCGTATTCGTCATGGAAACTGTGTCGGTGATTTTGCAGGTCGGTTCATACAAGCTGCGCGGGCAGCGTATTTTCCGTATGGCACCAATTCATCACCATTATGAATTAAAAGGCTGGCCAGAGCCGCGAGTGATTGTGCGTTTTTGGATTATTTCATTGTTCCTAGTATTGCTAGGACTAGCGACTTTAAAACTAAGGTAACTAAGCATGCAGGGTGGTTAT
This DNA window, taken from Shewanella maritima, encodes the following:
- the glpK gene encoding glycerol kinase GlpK yields the protein MSDKPYIVALDQGTTSSRAIVFDRNANIVALSQREFTQIYPQAGWVEHDPMEIWSSQSSSLTEVLSRAGISHQQIAAIGITNQRETTIVWDKQTGKPVYGAIVWQCRRSVDICQALKAQGTEQLIKLKTGLVLDPYFSASKVKWILDNVDGARQKAQAGELLFGTVDTWLVWKLTQGSVHVTEPTNASRTMLYNIHTQKWDDELLELFDIPKSMLPEVKSSSDVYGTTNIVGGEVAIAGMAGDQQAALFGQLCVAPGMVKNTYGTGCFLLMNTGDKAVTSTHGLLTTVAVGQDGQACYALEGSVFMGGAIIQWLRDELGLIDEAQDTQYFADKVADTNGAYLVPAFVGLGAPYWDADARGAIVGLTRGVNRNHLIRAGLEAIAYQSADVITAMTKDAQMPLSQIKVDGGASANDMLMQFQADVSNVEVIRPAMVETTALGAAFLAGLAVGVWNSTQELQHILSLDKQFMPHMDDDVRQQKLLGWHNALKQVSDKVE
- the mraZ gene encoding division/cell wall cluster transcriptional repressor MraZ; translation: MLRGASAINMDAKGRIAIPARYRESLRSQHEGILVVTVDISDPCLLIYPLHEWEQVEDKLKRLADTNPKQRVFKRKLLGYAQDCEMDSHSRIVIPPTLRQFAQLEKKTMLVGVSNKFELWDEASWQQKLADDEALIEQMDFSQDPSLADFSL
- the rsmH gene encoding 16S rRNA (cytosine(1402)-N(4))-methyltransferase RsmH, which codes for MSQEFAHLSVLLKETVDGLNIKPDGIYIDGTFGRGGHSRQVLKRLGENGRLIAIDRDPQAIEASKQFADDKRFQIVHGGFGQLADYVEDLGLTGKIDGVLLDLGVSSPQLDDADRGFSFLRDGPLDMRMDNSQGETAAQWIARAEIEDMAWVFKTYGEEKNARHIARCIAADRQETPFTRTKELADLISRITKKKEKNKHPATRVFQAIRIYINSELEQIDQALEGSLTALAPQGRLSIISFHSLEDRMVKRFIRRHSQGESVPHGLPITEAELNKNKKLKAVGKAMKPSEAELEVNPRARSSVLRVAERLDN
- the ftsL gene encoding cell division protein FtsL, giving the protein MSQSSLNLGRIVLQDILHHKWLVLLGFIVLLNGVAVVITTDATRKLTSKWDVLLQEQDKLDIEWRNLLLEEQSLSEHSRVTRIASKQLNMARPLPKEEIVIRTK
- a CDS encoding peptidoglycan D,D-transpeptidase FtsI family protein codes for the protein MARQAKRKQNPTLIPWRLYVVVGVVFALFISLIARAAYIQLIEPDRLRHESDMRTLRTTSNQVQRGLISDRNGEMMAVSVPVRAVWADPKHAHDKDAFKDMRRWQALADVLQEPVDELVAKVKSNPKRRFVYLKRQVTSAVADYIKELKIGGIYLKNESRRYYPGGEISAQLIGITNIDDVGIEGIENTYNTWLTGTPSKQKVRKSRDGRVVEHLDVVQEGESSNDLVLSIDQRIQQLAYRELKKATEMYQATSGSVVVLDVHTGEVLAMVNTPSYNPNARQNLQSHRMRNRALTDTFEPGSTVKPFVVAAALEAGTIEVDELIPTAPGWMRIGGRQVRDSNNNGDMSLAKILVKSSNVGISKIALSMPVQQLLGTYQSMGLGNYSGINLTGESAGLIHDRRRWSEFERATLSFGYGFTATPLQIARMYATLGSGGMLYPVSILKLKHQPEGQQVISPEVAQQVMKMLVGVTEAGGTARKAHIDGYPIAGKTGTSRKAVAGGYGDDYVAIFAGVAPVHNPRLAMSIVINEPKGDRYYGGDVAGPAFAKIMSGALQMLNVEPITKREAIHLAAAPRSAE
- the murE gene encoding UDP-N-acetylmuramoyl-L-alanyl-D-glutamate--2,6-diaminopimelate ligase, producing MMLLKDLLAPWFHYAGAESIDELVLDSRQASQGKLFVALPGYQVDGRNFIEQAINSGASAVLTHTDQPDEHSAVEYKLVEYSHVEQKAQQIPVISFFQLNRQLSAIAAQFYQVSTQSINVIGITGTNGKTSVNQIIAQLIEASGQKAAVMGTLGNGPLGELVESGNTTADAITVMRQLAEFSSLGCSTCAMEVSSHGLSQGRVEAVPFSTAVFTNLSRDHLDFHGDMQSYGAAKKRLFSFPHVRHGVINADDDIGKKWLNELSDRGYQSYSLINPNADYFCDAIHYHNQGVSARLHYRVADNRRATIKLNTALLGAFNLANVLAAVAALHQQGIEMATLNAAIANVKPVAGRMETFSNEETATIVVDYAHTPDALEQALAALRLHCDGQLWCVFGCGGDRDKGKRPLMARAAEQGADRVVITSDNARSEDPQQIIDDAKQGLSHPALAICEVDRVTAIKRVVAHAKPGDIVLLAGKGHETYQEVAGEKHHYDERALAAELVGGTL
- a CDS encoding UDP-N-acetylmuramoyl-tripeptide--D-alanyl-D-alanine ligase encodes the protein MIPLMLSTLAQVLDAKLVGDDKQVLSLSTDSRNIGEQGAFLALIGERFDGHQFAQTAIDNGALSLIVSRKLDDVPATVSQLIVADTHQALGLIGEFVCQQVNPRRVALTGSNGKTTVKEMVAAILSQQHEVLFTAGNFNNDIGVPLTLLRLQHQHEYGVFELGANHQGEINYTSSLVSPEVALVNNIGHAHLEGFGSQQGIAQAKSEIFNHLTSDGTAIINADDAYASFLSDKAKAFKQLWFSKSQADKADVTASKIVADNQGCYQFLLGYQGQSLQVNLPLPGEHQVSNALAAASTCFALGVQIDVVASGLNQLKPVKGRMQPHALGRFLLVDDSYNANPSSVQAAIDWLQQRDGYRALVLGDLGELGDNAAPLHAELGKHAKQAQLDGLFCAGKLTRNTSEEFGAEHFEQVADLVPSLVATLNRSQGQVTVLVKGSRSAAMERVIIELQNAFGRGELV
- the mraY gene encoding phospho-N-acetylmuramoyl-pentapeptide-transferase, whose translation is MLVYLAEYLTQFYSGFNVFSYVSFRAILGLLTALMFSLWWGPKLIERLQVMQIGQVVRNDGPESHFSKRGTPTMGGLLILAGIFIGVLLWGDLGNRYVQVMLFVLASFGGIGFFDDYRKVVRKDPKGLIARWKYALQSIAALVVAIVLYVTAQTPGETQLVVPFFKEVMPQLGFMFIVLAYFTIVGASNAVNLTDGLDGLAIMPTVMVAGAFALIAYLSGHVEFAQYLNIPHLPLASELVIVCTAMVGAGLGFLWFNTYPAQMFMGDVGSLALGAALGAIAILVRQEILLVIMGGVFVMETVSVILQVGSYKLRGQRIFRMAPIHHHYELKGWPEPRVIVRFWIISLFLVLLGLATLKLR